The Paenibacillus sp. RUD330 genome has a segment encoding these proteins:
- a CDS encoding multidrug efflux SMR transporter yields the protein MKGYLFLAAAIVSEIFGTSMLKASSGFSRLWPSLGTVAGFGIAFYCLSLALQHIPLGIAYAIWSGVGTVITAAIGIIVFKETASMTTAIGIALIVAGVVVLNLKGAAH from the coding sequence ATGAAGGGGTACTTGTTTCTGGCTGCGGCCATCGTCAGCGAAATCTTCGGGACGTCCATGCTCAAGGCATCCAGCGGCTTCAGCAGGCTGTGGCCGAGCCTGGGCACGGTAGCCGGATTCGGCATCGCGTTCTACTGCTTGTCGCTCGCTCTTCAGCATATTCCGCTCGGAATCGCGTATGCGATCTGGTCCGGTGTCGGGACCGTCATCACGGCTGCCATCGGCATCATCGTGTTCAAGGAAACGGCGAGCATGACGACCGCGATCGGCATCGCGCTCATCGTCGCCGGCGTTGTCGTGCTGAATTTGAAGGGCGCTGCGCACTAA
- a CDS encoding DinB family protein, protein MSDSRVDLQAFLQTHEQLQRAIEGLSEEQLQLREAPGKWSITEVLAHLADHSIVVSFRIRDILADTEARLPAFDQDRWVSGQKSNQGRAEDILAAFKALLQFNSLLLGRLDEAGLAKTGVNFKGETVRIPDIVRGFIRHVQGHLGQIERIKQTALSVH, encoded by the coding sequence TTGAGCGATAGTCGAGTCGATCTGCAGGCATTCCTGCAGACGCATGAACAGCTGCAGCGAGCCATTGAAGGATTGAGCGAAGAGCAGCTCCAGCTTCGGGAAGCTCCGGGCAAATGGAGCATCACCGAGGTATTGGCGCATCTGGCGGATCACAGCATCGTCGTCTCCTTCCGGATCCGGGATATTCTCGCGGATACGGAGGCGAGACTGCCGGCCTTCGATCAGGACCGCTGGGTATCCGGACAAAAGTCCAATCAAGGCCGGGCTGAAGACATCCTTGCGGCCTTCAAGGCGCTGCTGCAGTTCAACAGCCTGCTGCTGGGCCGCCTGGATGAAGCGGGCCTCGCCAAGACGGGCGTCAACTTCAAGGGAGAGACGGTGCGGATTCCGGATATCGTCCGGGGATTCATCCGCCATGTGCAGGGCCATCTGGGCCAGATCGAGCGAATCAAGCAGACGGCGCTGTCCGTCCACTGA
- a CDS encoding ABC transporter ATP-binding protein has translation MGDNRRPAAEFKGFSFQYRAQSEPTLHDIDLVIHEGEKVLIVGPSGSGKSTLAHCINGLVPHFHSGEMEGEALIGGGNLAELDIFALSRKVGTVLQDPDGQFVGMTVAEDIAFTLENDGLPQAEMKAKVTAAARSVGMEGHLDASPQSLSGGQKQRTSMAGVLVGEAGILLFDEPLASLDPEAGRLAVEMIDDIHRQTGCTVIIVEHRLEEVLHRSVDRIIVMGEGRIVADLSPEELLSSSTLRGLGLREPLYLTALRYAGCPIGPELKPASIETVSLENGAADRLQAWHEAAETAQPLLAREPVLELEDISYAYEAGKEVLSGLSLSIGAGELVGIVGRNGAGKSTLSRLICGFGRPTSGRILYRGRDIAGDTIKERSERIGYVMQNPNHMISKHLIYDEVALGLQLRGVGEEEISERVLETLKICGLHPFRSWPISALSYGQKKRVTIASILVLDPEVIILDEPTAGQDFRHYNEMMEFLLELNRRGKSIVVITHDMHLLLEYAERTLVIGEGRVLADALPADVLTDAALVEEASLRETSLQRLASRAGIGEPREFVRRFIARDREARRS, from the coding sequence ATGGGAGACAACCGTAGGCCGGCGGCCGAATTCAAGGGATTTTCTTTCCAATACCGCGCCCAGAGCGAGCCTACCTTGCACGATATCGATCTGGTTATCCATGAGGGCGAAAAGGTGCTCATCGTCGGTCCTTCCGGGTCCGGCAAAAGCACGCTCGCGCACTGCATCAACGGGCTTGTCCCCCATTTCCACTCCGGAGAAATGGAAGGGGAAGCTCTCATTGGCGGCGGGAACCTGGCCGAGCTGGATATTTTCGCGCTGTCGCGCAAGGTCGGCACGGTGCTGCAGGATCCCGACGGGCAGTTCGTCGGCATGACCGTGGCCGAGGACATCGCGTTCACTCTGGAGAACGACGGCTTGCCGCAAGCCGAGATGAAGGCGAAAGTAACGGCTGCTGCCCGCAGCGTAGGCATGGAAGGTCATCTGGATGCGTCTCCGCAATCGCTGTCCGGCGGACAGAAGCAGCGCACCTCGATGGCCGGCGTTCTCGTCGGGGAAGCTGGCATCCTGCTGTTCGACGAGCCGCTGGCCAGCCTCGATCCCGAGGCGGGAAGACTCGCGGTGGAGATGATCGACGACATCCACAGGCAGACGGGCTGCACCGTCATCATCGTCGAGCATCGCTTGGAGGAAGTTCTGCACCGGAGCGTGGACCGGATCATCGTCATGGGAGAAGGGCGTATTGTCGCGGATCTTAGCCCGGAGGAGCTGCTGAGCTCCTCGACGCTGCGTGGGCTGGGGCTTCGCGAGCCGCTTTACCTGACGGCGCTGAGATACGCTGGATGTCCCATCGGTCCGGAGCTGAAGCCGGCCAGCATCGAGACTGTCTCGCTGGAGAACGGAGCCGCGGATCGGCTGCAAGCCTGGCATGAGGCGGCGGAGACCGCGCAGCCTCTCTTGGCGCGGGAGCCGGTGCTGGAGCTGGAAGACATCTCGTATGCCTACGAAGCGGGCAAGGAGGTGCTGTCCGGCCTGTCGCTCTCGATCGGAGCGGGTGAGCTGGTCGGCATCGTCGGCCGCAACGGCGCAGGCAAGTCGACTCTTTCCAGGCTGATCTGCGGCTTCGGACGCCCGACTTCGGGACGGATTCTTTATCGGGGACGGGATATCGCGGGGGATACGATCAAGGAGCGCTCGGAGCGGATCGGCTATGTCATGCAAAACCCCAACCATATGATCTCCAAGCATCTCATCTATGACGAAGTCGCGCTTGGCCTGCAGCTGCGAGGGGTCGGCGAAGAGGAGATCTCCGAGCGCGTGCTGGAGACTCTGAAGATCTGCGGCTTGCATCCCTTCCGCAGCTGGCCGATCTCGGCGCTAAGCTACGGGCAGAAGAAGCGGGTCACGATCGCGTCCATCCTCGTTCTGGATCCGGAGGTCATCATCCTCGACGAGCCCACGGCGGGACAGGATTTCCGCCATTACAACGAGATGATGGAATTCCTGCTGGAGCTGAACCGACGGGGCAAAAGCATCGTCGTCATCACGCATGACATGCATCTGCTGCTGGAATACGCGGAGCGGACGCTGGTCATCGGCGAGGGGCGGGTGCTCGCCGACGCCCTGCCGGCTGATGTGCTGACCGACGCCGCTCTCGTGGAGGAGGCGAGTCTCAGGGAGACTTCGCTCCAGCGTCTCGCATCCCGCGCCGGCATCGGGGAGCCGAGAGAATTCGTGCGGCGCTTCATCGCCCGCGACAGGGAGGCGAGACGCTCATGA
- a CDS encoding energy-coupling factor transporter transmembrane component T has product MKARMIAYRHQDSPIHRLGGAAKLAFFALWSVTAMMTYDTRALAFMLLLAVAAFAVSRVKFADYGFVLYLILFFFLLNHIAIFLFSPLEGVKIYGIRHDLLHLAGRYWVTKEQLFYQFNIALKYMTVIPMALLFILTTHPGEFASSLNRIGISYRIAYSVSIALRYIPDIQRDFQNISHSAQARGIDISRKEKLLKRLKNVVGILMPLILTSVQRIETVSAAMELRGFGRGRSRTWYNARPFRAGDYAAVALAVAIAAAAAWLTFRDGSRFYNPFH; this is encoded by the coding sequence ATGAAAGCCAGGATGATCGCTTACCGCCACCAGGATTCTCCGATCCACCGTCTTGGCGGCGCCGCCAAGCTGGCGTTTTTCGCCCTCTGGTCGGTGACGGCGATGATGACGTACGACACGAGGGCGCTGGCGTTCATGCTTCTTCTAGCGGTCGCCGCCTTTGCCGTGTCCAGGGTCAAATTCGCCGACTACGGCTTCGTGCTCTATTTAATTCTGTTTTTCTTCCTGCTGAACCATATCGCCATCTTCCTGTTCTCTCCGCTGGAGGGCGTCAAGATCTACGGCATCCGGCACGATCTGCTGCATCTGGCGGGACGGTACTGGGTCACGAAGGAGCAGCTGTTCTATCAGTTCAATATCGCCCTCAAATATATGACTGTGATTCCGATGGCGCTGCTGTTCATCCTGACGACCCATCCCGGCGAGTTCGCCTCCAGCCTGAACCGGATCGGCATCAGCTACCGCATCGCCTACTCGGTCAGCATCGCCCTGCGCTACATTCCGGACATCCAGCGGGACTTCCAGAACATCTCGCACTCGGCGCAGGCTCGCGGCATCGATATTTCCCGCAAGGAGAAGCTGCTCAAGAGGCTGAAGAACGTCGTCGGCATCCTCATGCCGCTGATTCTTACAAGCGTGCAGCGGATCGAGACGGTGAGCGCCGCGATGGAGCTGAGGGGCTTCGGGCGTGGGCGCAGCCGCACCTGGTACAATGCCCGGCCCTTCCGGGCGGGCGATTACGCGGCTGTGGCGCTTGCCGTCGCCATCGCTGCCGCGGCGGCTTGGCTCACCTTCCGCGACGGCTCGCGGTTCTACAATCCGTTTCACTAA
- a CDS encoding amidohydrolase produces MIQAAADKLKDRAAELADRLVEIRRELHRHPELSHEEVETTRRIREWLQAAGIRIADEYPLRTGLVAEIGGLREGPVVAVRADIDALPIQEETGLPFASEHAGKMHACGHDFHTAAAIGAALLLKEREADIPGTVRLLFQPAEEKATGARKVIASGALADVSAVLGLHNKPDLPVGTVGIKNGPLMAAADGFVVEVEGRGSHAAVPEAGIDPIVAAAHIVTALQTVASRNVGALQSAVVSVTKLHSGTSWNIIPDKAVLDGTVRTFDEAVRERVLRRFREVAEGVASALGAEASVRWVEGPPPVNNDAELAKLAAASARALGLEAVEPSPSPAGEDFAFYQKEAPGLFAFFGTSGPQEWHHPAFDLDESALPLAASFLAELAERVLRHKGQERRDKRDHPCSEEESS; encoded by the coding sequence GTGATACAAGCTGCTGCCGACAAGCTGAAGGACAGGGCGGCGGAGCTGGCGGATAGGCTCGTTGAAATTCGCCGGGAGCTGCACCGCCATCCCGAGCTGTCGCATGAGGAAGTCGAGACGACCCGCCGCATCCGGGAATGGCTGCAGGCCGCGGGCATCCGGATCGCAGACGAATATCCGCTGCGCACCGGCCTCGTCGCGGAGATCGGCGGCCTGCGGGAGGGGCCGGTCGTGGCCGTGCGGGCCGATATCGACGCGCTGCCGATTCAGGAGGAGACGGGACTGCCGTTCGCTTCCGAGCATGCAGGCAAAATGCATGCTTGCGGGCATGATTTCCATACGGCGGCAGCCATCGGCGCGGCGCTTCTGCTCAAGGAGCGGGAGGCGGATATCCCGGGTACCGTGCGGCTGCTGTTCCAGCCGGCGGAGGAGAAGGCGACCGGAGCCCGCAAGGTCATTGCGAGCGGAGCGCTCGCGGATGTATCTGCCGTGCTCGGCCTGCACAACAAGCCCGATCTGCCCGTCGGCACTGTGGGCATCAAGAACGGGCCGCTTATGGCGGCGGCTGACGGCTTCGTCGTCGAGGTGGAGGGCCGCGGCTCGCACGCCGCCGTGCCCGAGGCCGGGATCGATCCCATCGTAGCCGCTGCCCACATCGTGACGGCGCTTCAGACCGTCGCCAGCCGCAACGTAGGAGCGCTGCAGAGCGCCGTCGTCAGTGTGACGAAGCTGCACAGCGGAACGTCTTGGAACATCATTCCCGACAAGGCGGTGCTCGACGGCACGGTCCGCACCTTCGACGAGGCGGTGCGGGAGCGGGTGCTGCGCCGGTTCCGGGAAGTGGCGGAGGGCGTGGCGTCGGCGCTCGGAGCCGAGGCGTCGGTCCGCTGGGTCGAGGGGCCGCCTCCGGTGAACAACGACGCGGAGCTGGCGAAGCTGGCGGCAGCGTCGGCCCGGGCTTTGGGGCTGGAGGCGGTCGAGCCGAGTCCATCTCCGGCCGGCGAGGATTTCGCTTTTTATCAGAAGGAAGCGCCCGGCCTGTTCGCCTTCTTCGGCACCTCCGGACCGCAGGAATGGCATCATCCGGCCTTCGACCTCGATGAGTCGGCGCTGCCTCTGGCGGCGTCCTTCCTCGCGGAGCTGGCAGAACGGGTGCTGCGGCACAAAGGGCAGGAGCGGCGGGATAAGCGGGACCATCCATGTTCAGAGGAGGAATCGTCTTGA
- a CDS encoding LLM class flavin-dependent oxidoreductase, with protein sequence MAKRRQLRLGAMLHGVGSSTSLWRHPDIQSDASTNFPLYKEWTRRAEEGKFDLVFVADGLYINEKSIPHFLDRFEPITILSALAAVSSRIGLVGTLSTSYSEPFTVARQFASIDKISDGRAGWNIVTSPLEGSASNFSKKEHPDHDKRYRIATEYLQVTRGLWDSWEDDAFVRDKESGVFFDPDKMHALNHEGEFFSVKGPLNISRSRQGHPVIFQAGASEVGRDYAAKEADAIFAGHETLEEAASFYADIKRRAAAFGRNPDDVLIFPGIGPIIGRTEEEAERKYRETAALVSTENALLYLGRFFEHHDFSQYDPDAPFPELGDLGKNSFQSTTDRIKKTAREQGLTLREAALQVATPRPLFIGTAQQVADRVQEWFEGGGADGFMIGSGVPNALEDFIDEVVPILQARGLFRVEYEADTLRGNLGLPVPANRYAERRTGQEKETVQKG encoded by the coding sequence ATGGCCAAACGAAGGCAATTAAGGCTGGGGGCGATGCTTCACGGCGTCGGCAGCAGCACGTCCCTGTGGCGGCATCCCGACATCCAGTCGGATGCGAGCACCAATTTCCCGCTGTACAAGGAATGGACCCGCAGGGCGGAGGAAGGGAAGTTCGACCTGGTGTTCGTGGCGGACGGCCTTTACATCAATGAAAAGTCGATCCCGCATTTCCTCGACCGCTTCGAGCCGATTACGATTCTGAGCGCGCTGGCGGCCGTCAGCTCGAGGATCGGCCTCGTCGGCACCTTGTCCACCTCGTACAGCGAGCCGTTCACGGTAGCGAGGCAGTTCGCCTCCATCGACAAAATCAGCGACGGCCGTGCGGGCTGGAACATTGTCACCTCTCCTTTGGAGGGCTCGGCTTCCAACTTCAGCAAGAAGGAGCACCCCGATCACGACAAGAGATACCGCATCGCGACGGAGTATCTGCAAGTGACGCGCGGCTTGTGGGATTCTTGGGAGGACGACGCCTTCGTGCGCGACAAGGAGTCGGGCGTTTTCTTCGATCCGGACAAAATGCATGCCTTGAACCACGAAGGCGAGTTCTTCTCCGTCAAGGGTCCCCTCAACATCTCGCGCTCCCGCCAAGGGCATCCCGTCATTTTCCAGGCCGGAGCGTCCGAGGTGGGCCGCGACTATGCGGCCAAGGAAGCCGATGCGATCTTCGCCGGGCATGAAACGCTGGAGGAGGCCGCGTCCTTCTATGCGGACATCAAGCGCCGTGCGGCCGCCTTCGGCCGCAATCCCGACGATGTGCTCATCTTTCCGGGCATCGGACCGATCATCGGGAGGACGGAGGAGGAAGCCGAGCGCAAATACCGGGAGACGGCGGCGCTTGTCTCCACGGAGAACGCGCTGCTCTATCTGGGCCGCTTCTTCGAGCATCACGACTTCTCGCAATACGATCCCGATGCGCCTTTCCCTGAGCTTGGGGATCTCGGCAAGAACAGCTTCCAGAGCACGACCGACCGCATCAAGAAGACGGCCCGGGAGCAGGGACTGACGCTGCGCGAGGCCGCGCTGCAGGTGGCGACGCCTCGTCCCCTCTTCATCGGAACGGCACAGCAGGTGGCGGACCGGGTTCAGGAATGGTTCGAGGGCGGCGGAGCGGACGGCTTCATGATCGGCAGCGGCGTCCCGAACGCGCTGGAGGATTTCATTGACGAGGTCGTTCCGATCCTGCAGGCCCGCGGCTTGTTCCGCGTCGAGTATGAAGCGGATACGCTGCGGGGCAATCTCGGCCTGCCGGTGCCGGCGAACCGTTATGCGGAGCGGAGGACAGGGCAGGAGAAGGAGACGGTGCAAAAAGGCTGA
- a CDS encoding LLM class flavin-dependent oxidoreductase, with amino-acid sequence MSFAVSVLDQSPIYPGDTPEQALARTVRLAQKAEQLGFRRFWVSEHHDTEHLAGSSPEVLISHLLARTESIRIGSGGIMIQHYSPYKVAENFHVLAALAPGRVDLGVGRAPGGLPRSTQALQKHAAAEQPSLTEKIEELTAYVGGTPLPEEHAQAGLRATPVPAVAPKVYVLGATVASARSAALLGLPYVFSLFIGADEEAAVQALREYVENFDASGGAVPEGLLAVAAIAAETDEEALAQLPPQKVVKVHLASGKSVTLGTLEQAEEYGRTSGESYRIEEKEPVIIAGSKETVRARLDALRDAAGIEEFIVTTNVPDFDKRLRSYELLAELAAEAAAQDEEAGEAGRLPAGKLA; translated from the coding sequence ATGTCCTTTGCCGTAAGCGTTTTGGACCAGAGTCCGATCTATCCCGGCGATACGCCGGAGCAAGCGCTGGCCCGTACGGTCCGGCTCGCGCAGAAGGCGGAGCAACTCGGCTTCCGCAGGTTCTGGGTATCCGAGCATCATGACACCGAGCATTTGGCGGGCTCCTCGCCCGAGGTGCTGATCTCGCATCTGCTGGCCCGGACGGAGTCGATCCGGATCGGATCGGGAGGCATCATGATCCAGCATTACAGCCCGTACAAGGTGGCGGAAAATTTCCATGTGCTGGCCGCGCTGGCGCCGGGCCGCGTCGACCTTGGAGTCGGCAGGGCGCCCGGCGGCCTGCCCCGCAGCACGCAGGCTCTGCAGAAGCATGCGGCGGCGGAGCAGCCGTCGCTGACGGAGAAGATCGAGGAGCTGACGGCTTACGTCGGAGGAACGCCGCTTCCTGAGGAGCATGCCCAGGCGGGCCTGCGGGCGACTCCCGTCCCGGCCGTGGCGCCGAAGGTGTACGTGCTCGGCGCGACCGTTGCGAGCGCCCGCTCTGCGGCGCTGCTCGGCCTGCCGTACGTCTTCTCGCTGTTCATCGGCGCCGATGAGGAAGCAGCCGTTCAAGCGCTGAGGGAATATGTGGAGAACTTCGACGCTTCCGGCGGCGCCGTCCCGGAGGGCCTGCTCGCTGTAGCCGCCATCGCGGCGGAGACGGACGAGGAGGCGCTGGCGCAGCTGCCGCCGCAGAAGGTGGTGAAGGTGCATCTGGCGAGCGGCAAGTCCGTTACGCTCGGCACGCTGGAGCAGGCCGAGGAATACGGCCGCACTTCGGGCGAGTCCTACCGGATCGAGGAGAAGGAGCCCGTCATTATTGCCGGATCCAAGGAAACGGTGCGGGCCAGGCTGGATGCGCTCCGGGACGCGGCAGGCATCGAGGAATTCATCGTGACGACGAACGTGCCGGATTTTGACAAAAGGCTCCGCTCGTACGAGCTGCTGGCCGAGCTCGCAGCGGAAGCCGCCGCCCAGGATGAGGAAGCGGGCGAAGCCGGGAGGCTGCCTGCCGGCAAGCTTGCGTGA
- a CDS encoding ECF-type riboflavin transporter substrate-binding protein, translated as MAFSKRNPIETVVAIGIGSALFTILGRFGSIPTWIPDTNVETTYALLALFAVLYGPLAGVLIGFIGHTLKDLTYGTPWFSWIIASAAVGLIIGLASGKVRAAIDDGNFSIKTIIRFNLYQIAANAVAWFVIAPSLDILIYAEPANKVYTQGLVAGASNIVTVAILGTLLLAAYGRTRVKKGSLTREA; from the coding sequence ATGGCTTTTTCCAAACGAAATCCGATCGAGACGGTCGTAGCGATCGGAATCGGCTCTGCGCTGTTCACCATTTTGGGCCGATTCGGATCGATTCCAACCTGGATTCCGGACACCAACGTGGAGACGACCTATGCACTGCTTGCACTGTTCGCCGTCCTGTACGGACCGCTGGCTGGAGTGCTGATCGGCTTCATCGGACACACGCTCAAGGATCTTACATACGGCACGCCATGGTTCAGCTGGATCATCGCATCCGCAGCCGTGGGCCTCATCATCGGCCTGGCTTCGGGCAAGGTGAGAGCGGCTATTGACGACGGGAACTTCAGCATCAAGACGATCATCCGCTTCAATCTCTATCAGATCGCAGCCAATGCCGTCGCCTGGTTCGTGATCGCGCCGTCGCTGGACATCCTCATCTACGCCGAGCCGGCGAACAAGGTGTATACGCAGGGACTGGTAGCCGGAGCATCCAATATTGTGACGGTAGCCATCCTCGGCACCCTGCTCCTCGCCGCCTACGGCAGAACCCGCGTCAAGAAAGGCAGCCTGACCCGGGAAGCGTAA